The DNA window AAGATCACAAATGATCTGAAGGAGCGCGTCACGTATCACGATTCCTGCTACCTCGGCCGTTCGAACGGCATCTACGATGCCCCGCGTGCGACGCTGGCGAACATCCCGGGGCTCGACATCGTCGAGATGCCTCGCAATGAATCGCGTGGCCTCTGTTGCGGCGCCGGCGGCGGACAGATGTGGATGGAAGAAACGCAAGGCAAGCGCATCAATATCGAACGCACCGAAGAAGCCCTCGCCACCGAAGCAACGACGATCAGCTCGGCCTGCCCGTTCTGCATGACGATGCTCTCCGACGGCGTGAAGGCCAAGGAGCAGGTTGACAACGTGAAGGTCCGTGATATTGCGGAGATCGTGTTGGAGGCGGTGAAGTAACGTGGCAACGAAACCAAATAAAACCCAAGCCACCGACGCCAGCGTCGCGACCTTCCTCGGCAAGATCGCCGACAAGCAACAGCGTGCCGATGCGGAGGCCATCGTCGAGCTAATGAGTTTGGTGACGAAACTGCCGCCGCATATGTACGGCTCGTCGATCATCGGCTTCGGCAGCTATCATTATGTCTATGAGAGCGGCCGCGAAGGCGATGCGCCGCTCGTTGCGTTCTCACCGCGTAAGTCGAACATCGTCTTCTATGTCTACGCCGCAGTAGAATCGCAGGCGGAGCTTCTTGGGAAGCTCGGCAAGCACAAGTCGGGCAAAGGCTGCGTGTACATCAACAAGCTTGCAGATGTCGACACGAAGGTGCTCAAGGATCTCGTCAAGGGAGCCGTCGCGCATATCAAGAAGCAGTATCCTTCGAAGTAGTGCGAGCGAACCACTTCGTACCTCCGCAGAGTTAAACTTCTATCCATCGTACGTCTCCAATTCATCATACTGACGTACCCATGACATCGTACCGTACCATTGCATCATTCCTGCTGACGCTGTTCCTCGGCACCATGTTGTGTGCCTGCGGACCGTCGGAAGCGACGATGCGCGAGGAGATCGACACCGGCATGAAAAGCTGGGTCGGCAAATCTGAGAACGAACTCGTCGCAAAGTGGGGCGCACCCAATCGCACCTATAAAACTACCGACGGCACCCGTGAAATTACCTACACTTATACTCGTACATCTTCCTCTCCGGGTTATGTGTGGTATGATTATTGGGGTCGCGGACACTACTCGCATCCCACGAAACACCAGCAGAAACTCGAACGCAGTTTCACCATCGATCCCAGCGGCACCGTCGTTGCCTACCACTGGGCAGGCTATTAGCCGCTCCGCCCGCGGGGCTGTGTAACGTGGCGGTGGTATATTCGTATCGGTGAGCACTATGAAAAACAATACGCTTTTCACCGAGGACGAACTGCGTGCACGGCTGACGCCGATGCAATTCCATGTTACGCAGGAAGCAGGTACCGAACGCGCCTTTACAGGCGAGTATTGGGATAACCACGAGCGCGGGATGTATCATTGTGTCGTCTGCGACACGCCGCTCTTCGCTTCGGAAGCCAAATTCGAATCCGGCTGCGGCTGGCCGAGTTTCTATCAACCCACAAAGGACGTTGTCGTCAGCGAGAACGTCGATCGTTCGTTCGGGATGGTCCGTACCGAGATCGTCTGTGCGACCTGCGGCTCGCATCTCGGGCACGTCTTCGACGACGGCCCGCCGCCCACACACTTACGCTACTGCATCAATTCCGCATCACTCACTTTCAAGCCGAGCGAAGCGTGATCTATCATTCGAAGCACCGACAACTCCTGCAACCGAAGAAAGCAACGGGCATCGCATCGACGCACCCGAAACTGCGGGAAGCACCAGAGCTCGGCTTCGGCTCGCGACCAAGCACGGCACGGCTCGTGCAGCGCGACGGCACGTTCAACGTCCGGCGCATTGGCGAACGGCGCAGCCGCTTTAGCGACGTGTTCCATTCGCTGATCATGATGGGGTGGGGCAAGTTCTTCTCGATGCTCTTTCTCGGGTTCGTCGCGATGAACATTCTCTTCGCGACGATCTACATGCTCCTCGGTGCCGAACACATGCAAGGCATCATCGCGCACACGCTCTGGGAGGAAATCAGCGAAGCATTCTTCTTCAGTACGCAAACACTAACAACGCTTGGGTACGGGCGCATCAGTCCGGTTGGGTTCTGGACGAGCATGTTCGCCGCAATCGAGTCGATGCTCGGGTTGCTCGGGTTTGCGATGGCGACCGGCATTCTCTACGCGCGATTCTCGCATCCCGAAGCAAAGATCATCTATGCAAAGAATGCCGTCATTGCGCCGTTTCAGGGTGGCCGTGCATTCATGATGCGCCTGGCGAACGGCCGCCGCAACTCGCTCATCGAAATCGAAGCGCTTGCGATCTTCTCACGAAACGAACTGACCGACGCCGGCGCACTCGTGCGGAAATTTTACCCGATGCCGCTGCAAATCTCGCGCGTGACCGCACTCGTCTCGAGCTGGACCATCGTCCATCCGATCAACGACGAGTCCCCCTTCGCCGGCGCAACGGCGATGGATCTGGCCGCAAGCGAAGCGGAGGTCATGCTACAGATCAAAGCATACGACGAAACCTATTCGCAAACCGTCTATTCACGTTCGTCGTGGACCGACGACGAGATTATTATCGGCGCAAAATTTATCTCGGCAATCTCGACCGATGAAGACGGCACAAGCGTTCTCGATCTTCGGATGATGGACGAATACGAATCGGTGGAGTTGCCGCAAGAGAAGGCAGCGGTGGTTTCATAGCCAGTATGCCTCGGTTCTCGGGCTGACCTATGGTATCAGATCATTCCAAGCGTTGCATCCACCGCTTTCTTGATCCCCTCGAACACCTCATTGATCGGTGCATCGTCGTACATATATGCGGGTGTCGTGACGAGATGGTGTTCCGCATCCACACAGATTTCCGACGGCGTTGTGACAACGTGCGTGTGTCCAAGTTTTCGCATCTCGTCGGCCGCGCCACCGTCGGCACCGAGTGTGAGCGTTACCTTCTCGCCTTTTAGTGCGAGGCCCACAAGTGCAGGGGCGATACACACGGCACAGACCGGTCTGCCGTCGGCAATCATCAATCGTAGTTCTCGCTCGAGCTCCGGAAAGACGATCGATCCGGCCGCGCCTTCGGCCGCAAACGTGCAAAGATTTTTCGCGACACCGAATCCGCCGGGCATGATGAGCGTATCGTAATGCGTGTCGGGAAGCTCCGAGAGCGGCCGCACGTTGCCTCGGGCAATACGCGCAGCCTCAACCATCATATTGCGTGTTTCGCCCGTTGCTTTACGTGTATAGTGATTCGTTACAACAGGCTGCGGAGCGTCGGGCGCGAAGATCTCGACATGGATATCGTGCTGGCTCAGCGCCCACAGCACGCCGACCGACTCACGGATCTCGGCACCATCAAGGTATCCGCATCCGGACAGAATTACGGCAGCAGTTTTCATCGATGGAAATCTGATTGTGTCAATAATTGCGTAACGAAAATAAGACACCCATAGATTATGAAAACAAATTCATTGCTTTCGCTATTCCTCCTCGTGCTCGTTGCGACATCGTCGTTCGCCTGCCGCCGCGATGGCAGCACTGCCGTGGCAGATACTG is part of the Bacteroidota bacterium genome and encodes:
- a CDS encoding DUF1801 domain-containing protein, whose amino-acid sequence is MATKPNKTQATDASVATFLGKIADKQQRADAEAIVELMSLVTKLPPHMYGSSIIGFGSYHYVYESGREGDAPLVAFSPRKSNIVFYVYAAVESQAELLGKLGKHKSGKGCVYINKLADVDTKVLKDLVKGAVAHIKKQYPSK
- the msrB gene encoding peptide-methionine (R)-S-oxide reductase MsrB — encoded protein: MKNNTLFTEDELRARLTPMQFHVTQEAGTERAFTGEYWDNHERGMYHCVVCDTPLFASEAKFESGCGWPSFYQPTKDVVVSENVDRSFGMVRTEIVCATCGSHLGHVFDDGPPPTHLRYCINSASLTFKPSEA
- the elbB gene encoding isoprenoid biosynthesis glyoxalase ElbB, with amino-acid sequence MKTAAVILSGCGYLDGAEIRESVGVLWALSQHDIHVEIFAPDAPQPVVTNHYTRKATGETRNMMVEAARIARGNVRPLSELPDTHYDTLIMPGGFGVAKNLCTFAAEGAAGSIVFPELERELRLMIADGRPVCAVCIAPALVGLALKGEKVTLTLGADGGAADEMRKLGHTHVVTTPSEICVDAEHHLVTTPAYMYDDAPINEVFEGIKKAVDATLGMI